Proteins encoded by one window of Mustela erminea isolate mMusErm1 chromosome 5, mMusErm1.Pri, whole genome shotgun sequence:
- the RHOV gene encoding rho-related GTP-binding protein RhoV: MPPRELSEAESSPLRAPTPPPRRGSAPPELGIKCVLVGDGAVGKSSLIVSYTCNGYPARYRPTALDTFSVQVLVDGAPVRIELWDTAGQEDFDRLRSLCYPDTDVFLACFSVVQPSSFQNITEKWLPEIRTHNPQAPVLLVGTQADLRDDVNVLIQLDQGGREGPVPQPQAQGLAEKIRASCYLECSALTQKNLKEVFDSAILSAIEHKARLEKKLNAKGVRTLSRCRWKKFFCFV, encoded by the exons ATGCCCCCGCGGGAGCTGAGCGAGGCCGAGTCGTCCCCGCTCCGGGCCCCGACCCCTCCCCCGCGGCGGGGCAGCGCGCCCCCGGAGCTGGGCATCAAGTGTGTGCTGGTGGGCGACGGCGCCGTGGGCAAGAGCAGCCTCATCGTCAGCTACACCTGCAATGGATACCCCGCGCGCTACCGGCCCACAGCGCTGGACACCTTCTCCG TGCAAGTCCTGGTGGATGGAGCGCCGGTGCGCATTGAGCTCTGGGACACAGCGGGACAG GAAGACTTTGACCGCCTTCGCTCTCTCTGCTACCCGGATACCGATGTCTTCTTGGCCTGCTTCAGCGTGGTGCAGCCCAGCTCTTTCCAGAACATCACAGAGAAATGGCTGCCGGAGATCCGCACTCACAACCCCCAGGCACCTGTGCTGCTGGTGGGTACGCAGGCCGACCTGAGGGACGATGTCAATGTACTGATTCAGTTGGACCAGGGGGGCCGGGAGGGCCCTGTGCCCCAACCCCAGGCTCAGGGTCTAGCGGAGAAAATCCGAGCCTCCTGCTACCTTGAGTGCTCTGCTTTGACGCAGAAGAACTTGAAAGAGGTGTTTGACTCGGCTATTCTCAGCGCCATTGAACATAAAGCCCGGTTGGAGAAGAAACTGAATGCCAAAGGTGTGCGTACTCTCTCCCGCTGCCGCTGGAAGAAgttcttttgctttgtttga
- the SPINT1 gene encoding kunitz-type protease inhibitor 1, whose product MATAQGRMMACARLSQARVPAFAVWLLCALDLLGTEAGPPPAPPGLPTGAPCLERFTAGVPAFVLDTEASVSNGATFLGSPTVRRGWDCVRACCTTQNCNLALVELQPDGGEDAIAACFLMNCLYEQNFVCKFAPREGFINYLTREVYQSYRELRTQGFGASRIPKVRAGIDLKVQPQDPLVLKDMENTDWYLLQGDTDIRIEKNEPDQVKLWGLKEGTYVFQLTATHSNQPESMTNVTVTVLSPKQTEEYCLASSKVGRCRGSFPRWYYDPKEQICKSFVYGGCLGNKNNYLREEECKLACRDVQGPSLERHGPVCSGTCHPAEFRCRNGCCIDSFLECDDTPDCPDASDEATCEKYTNGFEELQNIHFRSDKGHCVDLPDTGLCQENIPRWYYNPFSERCARFTYGGCYGNKNNFEEEQQCLASCRGVSKKDVFGLRRETPIPNIGSVEVAIAVLLVTCIVVVAALLGYCFFKDQRKGLHRYRHRRQHHHPQPPTPANSTVSTTEDTEHLVYNHTTRPL is encoded by the exons ATGGCGACGGCCCAGGGGAGGATGATGGCCTGCGCCCGCCTCTCCCAGGCCCGCGTCCCAGCATTCGCCGTGTGGCTCCTGTGCGCGCTCGATCTCCTGGGCACCGAGGCTgggccgccgcccgcgccccccgGGCTGCCCACGGGAGCCCCCTGCCTGGAGCGCTTTACCGCCGGGGTGCCTGCCTTCGTGCTCGATACGGAGGCCTCGGTCAGCAACGGGGCCACCTTCCTGGGCTCCCCCACCGTGCGCCGCGGCTGGGACTGCGTGCGCGCCTGCTGCACCACCCAGAACTGCAACCTGGCGCTGGTGGAGCTGCAGCCCGACGGCGGGGAGGACGCCATTGCAGCCTGCTTTCTAATGAACTGCCTCTACGAGCAGAACTTCGTGTGCAAGTTTGCTCCCAGGGAGGGCTTCATCAACTACCTCACGCGGGAGGTTTACCAGTCCTACCGCGAGCTGCGGACCCAGGGTTTTGGCG CGTCCCGGATCCCCAAGGTCCGGGCAGGCATAGACTTGAAGGTGCAGCCCCAGGATCCCTTGGTGCTGAAGGACATGGAGAACACAGATTGGTATCTACTACAGGGTGACACAGATATCAGAATAGAG AAGAATGAGCCGGACCAGGTGAAGCTGTGGGGACTCAAGGAAGGCACCTACGTGTTCCAGCTGACAGCGACCCATTCCAACCAGCCAGAGAGCATGACCAATGTCACAGTTACTGTGCTATCCCCCAAGCAGACAGAAG AATATTGCCTCGCGTCCAGCAAGGTGGGCCGCTGCCGCGGTTCCTTCCCCCGCTGGTACTACGACCCCAAAGAACAGATTTGCAAGAGTTTCGTTTATGGAGGTTGCTTGGGCAATAAGAACAACTATCTTCGGGAAGAGGAGTGCAAGCTAGCCTGCAGGGATGTGCAAG gCCCCTCACTGGAAAGGCACGGTCCGG TGTGCTCTGGCACCTGTCACCCCGCCGAGTTCCGCTGCCGCAACGGCTGTTGCATTGACAGCTTCCTGGAGTGTGACGACACTCCCGACTGCCCTGATGCCTCCGACGAGGCCACCTGTGAGAAAT ACACCAATGGCTTCGAGGAGCTCCAGAACATCCACTTCCGCAGTGACAAAG GGCACTGTGTGGACCTGCCAGACACTGGCCTTTGCCAGGAGAACATTCCACGCTGGTACTACAACCCCTTCAGTGAACGCTGTGCCCGCTTTACCTATGGTGGCTGCTACGGCAACAAGAACAACTTTGAGGAGGAGCAGCAGTGTCTTGCGTCCTGTCGTGGTGTCTCCA AGAAGGATGTTTTTGGGCTCCGGCGGGAAACCCCCATTCCTAACATAG GCTCCGTGGAGGTGGCCATTGCAGTCCTCCTGGTCACCTGCATCGTGGTGGTGGCAGCCCTGTTGGGTTACTGCTTCTTCAAGGACCAGAGGAAGGGCCTCCACAGATACCGCCACCGCCGCCAACACCACCACCCTCAGCCCCCTACCCCTGCCAACTCTACGGTCTCCACCACAGAGGACACGGAGCACCTGGTCTATAACCATACCACCCGGCCCCTCTGA